aCTACATAAacgtctcaagataaaatttgtgtttctaatttgtaTTAAGGGCCTCGCGtaccgacgagacttcttagaaaatCTCGCCTGAGCGGTGAGGTTTGAATATCAGGCTCTGAAACACAGAAACATCCGTTGTTAAATGGCTGAGCGCTTTCCTTTTGCTACAAATGTCTGTGCTGCAGAGCAGACCTTCAGTAGGTCGTTTTTATTAAATGGTATTTCATTGCATAACAGGTTTGTACAGGAAGTGCATGTCTGTGTTTTACTAAGTAGTTTTACATTTCCTGCTTCTGGGTTACACAGTAAATGATGAATTTTAAATGAATGTAGTGAAAATACTTTGGATTACATGAAGCCTAAAATAATTTGGTTTACAAGAACAATATAGGACATACCTAAAATATCCGTTAACCAGTTAGCTGCTGAACTGAATACATAAACTAAAGAGGAATATTAAATGCAAATAActgatataaaaatgatataatcaCATGAAAGCAGCAACTAAATTTCTATTcagttaaagctgtttaaaattaaagggatattaaacccaatttttttctttaaagggacactgaacccaaaaaaaaaatattttgtgattccgatagagcatgcaactttaagcaactttctaatttactcctattatcaatttttcttcattctcttgctatcttaatttgaaaaagaaggcatctaagctaaggagccagtcagtTTTTGGTTAAGACCCATgacagcactttattattggtgggtgaatttatccaccaatcagcaagaacaacccaggttgttcaccaaaaatgggccggcatctaaacttacattcttgctattcaaataaagataccaagagaatgaagaaaatttgataacaggagtaaattagaaagttgcttaaaattgcatgttctatctgaatcacgaaagaaaaaattgggttcagtgtccctttaatgattcagatagagcagcaattttaagcaactctcaaatttaatcctattatcatttttttcttcattctcttggtatctttatttgaaaaagcaaaaatgcttaggagccgccccatttttggttcagcacctggatagcgcttttctgattggtgtctaaatgtagccaccaatcagcaagtgctacccaggtgctgaaccaaaaatgggccggctcgtaagcttacatcgctgcttttcaaataaagataccaagagaacgaaaaaacttgataataggagtaaataagaaagttgcttaaaattgctcctctatctgaatcatgaaagaaaaatgttgggttcagtaacGTTAAATGAATATAATGTTTGTTCAGCGCTGATTCCCAGGGATATCATGTTCATTGGATAAGCCAACACTGTATTGGTGCAGATTGGCCTAAACATAGCTGTTTTATACAGGGTGGAGCATCAATTTAAAAACtgaatatattttgaaaatatactTTTTAGACGCAATTTGTCTTTTAACTCCAATTACTTCCAATTCCCATTAAACAGAATGTTTTTAGATacagtttattttctttaatttgacTAATGATGAGTGTGATTAGCAGTGATTAATGCTTCAATAGTTTGCTTACGGCCAcacacatgtgtttgtgtgtgtttttggggCTGTGGGGGGCAACAAGTAGAGGGTCTTTCTAAAAATAATTACAGTGTTTTTCAAATATCTCCCCCTCAACATCCCTCTGTAATTGGCAAACAAACAAGTGATAAATTACTTTAGCTAAGGGCACAAAAATAAGCTATAATTATAAATGACTTCTCAAAAACAACAGACGtactgaaagggacataaaacccaaactagatttatgtattagcaaaaaatgttcTAGTAAAAGTAATGACATATTTGTACATATGTCCACTGCAGCCTCATTCAAATACTATTAGGGAtccatttatcaaaggcttcgctccgaacctgcagtccgtatttaaagtgaatgtaaattttgatgaatcagtgcctggtttttaataatcctattaaaaacatgggcactttcattcatcaaactttaaatgacactgctttttttaaaataccttttctttctgcaagccggtccagcgcttcctccgcctgtcACAAGCCTCTgccgacgtcagaaatgacgattctgGCCTTCCACCAATCACAGCGTTGCTTTAAACAGtgattccccggggggaagccgtgattggaggatgccggaatcgtcattcctgacgtaagaagaggcttgcaacgggctggAGAGGCTTGCAGATAGAAAAGGtgagtattttaacaaaagcagtgtcatttaaagtttgatgaatgaaagtgaccctgtttttaataggattattaaaaaccgggcactcattcctcaaactttacattcactttaacaagcaacggtcatcagaccgctgtttccctaacctcttcgccacctcttaggtggcgaattatCAATCTTCCCGGTCTTgttcgaccggggagattgacagctcctgcctgcgcacagccaatcacgctgttgcacaagagtgcaaaattgtattcttgtgaaatgctgaatTACGGCAgtggcttgataaatcaaccccattgcCTGCTCAGAGAGCGTATATTGATTCAGTTTGCTGATGAATACAAGTAAttaccagctctctgagcaggtgggCCATGTTTAAATGAGGATCtgatggcatatgtacatatgctctgtgcacaCTTATCTCTATAACTAAAACACTGAacttgtgtactaaatgcattttGTTGATACAGGTGTattaaaaaaaagctttcaaaactaaaaaggacccatgtggatttcaattttgaattttaaagggacatgaaagtaacaAGTAATATTTCctggttcagatacagcattcaattttaagagactttctctttgttgaaaggcatacctaggtagtctcaggagcagcaatacactactgggagatagccacTGATTGGtggcacatatgtctcttgtcactggctcaccagatgcctTTAGCTAGGTCCCATTATTCTAGAGCTGACATTTACTATTTGTGTAACCCATTAATAGGGGTTAATCCAATAGTCATATGCAAGGCAGCTAGAATAATACAATTATCTACACCAATAGAGCGTTTTTCTTTTTACAAATTCCAAATAGAGAGctcacaaaaacaaaaatagatgTGTCCTAAGTTTACACCTACAGTTAACATCAGCTAGTATTTATTTAGCTACAATGTAAAAAAGTATTGAAGATATCACTTGATCTCTTCTTTCACAATGGTGAACCATgtgaaatgaatgaatgaatgaatgaaaaaaaGACTTTTATGGTTACAAGCATTGAAAACTATGATGTAACCGCTCTTTGTGATCCAAGCTAGTGTTAGGAAGGGTCATGAGGAATGCAAGCAATGCTTCCTTCCCAAGCAACATACAAATGACCCCCCTCTTTAATCCCCTGTCCTTGAGCACCCTCCCACACACTATGAGGGGGATTCTCCTGATGACCTATAATAATGAGTATGTGCTCTACTGACCTCTCATTTCCTCCTCAGCTCCCGGCACACCAGCAGCCATGACGCTGATCCATGGCTTTCACCAAATATGGGACATTGTTGGAAAGGATGACAACCTGTCAGTGTGTGAATTGCTCCTTACTGGGACAATGCCAGCTGACATTAGTTAAGGATGAGTAAGATCTTCAATTAACCTTACAGCATAGATAGGGTTACTTTTTGTGCTGATTCTAAAAACAACTGTACTTTTTCTGTTTTGCCAGTAATAAAATCACACACCAATAAAGCAAAGTCATTGAACAATTTTAAACTATCCAGTAACATACAGTGTTAAATCTTATTAACCATATGTTCATTTATTAACCATTTaaactatatatacacatgcacaaaaaaCACAGATAATTGACAAATATTATTAtgcaaaaaagaaaagtaaattgcaTTTCTTGAAAAGTATGCTCAATGTATAATCATTGCTTATAACAGGCATACTCCATCAATTCCTAAACATTTTTTAGTTGAAAATCAGCAAATTACCTATATCAGTGTATTTATTATCATTTGTCAGTTTgtggaatacaataaaaaaaactggAATGGTTACCTGTGCTTTAGAAATGCTGAGATCCTATAGATTAGCCAAATTAGTCTTGATTAGCCAGCCGCACAGTCCCAGGAAGCAAAAGGTTAAATCACAAGTCCACATGAGGATACTTTAGAATGTTGCAGAGTCCTTTTTAGGCTGGGGGCGGGCAGAGTAGGGAGCAGCCTCTTCCATCTAAAGTCAgacagatacctatgtgtgtacaTCCGATGAGACTGCTCTATATTTAACTTCAATATAAACACCTAGTGCAGAATGTAATGTCTCATACTTTAAATTGATTTCAAGTGAAAACTCTCTCTCCTCTCATGATCACAGCCAGCAGATGGTTTCCTTATGTTCATTTATTGACCAAGAGAAGGGAATAGTTTCTCTTGGTGCAGAACTAGACTTAAATCCATGAAACAACTCACAAAGAGGTCTGGGACTGGTTATGAAAACACCACCACCGCCTGCAGATCACACAAAAAATAGCCTAGAGAATATTTTGTTAATCCTTTAAAAAGTCTGCAGGGGTGCAGGATATTATTGTGCACATACCCAACACTACATATCTCACACCTAGAGGTCTAGCTTTCTAAATTCCTAGCTCAACCATCAAGTTCCCATTAAAATGAACAAAGCATTCTTGTAGCTACAGGTTAGGCATAGAGCAAAGCTCATATGGAGaatgtatatgttattttacagcaaaagaaaaTGTCACTTACTGTTAAATTCCCTCTAAATCCAGCAGGTAATGGAGATTAAGAAAAAAGTACCAAGTTGAGTCCTGTTGATTATATATCTTCATCATTCTGTCCATGGTGTGTGTAGTTTCAAGCACTCAGGCAACTGCTTCTCATACAggttaatacaaatgcatacagtcCCTGGGTGGGTTCTGCCTTATCCTTTATGGGTGGATGTCTGAGTTAACTTGTAATGAAAGTTCTCTACTCAGTGGATTTGGTGATGAGAGCTAATTTCTAAAGTAATCTGATTTTTAGACATTTCTGGTATGTTACTTATTTAATGCTGTGGGGTAGGAGTCTGAAATACATTTTTTCCCCATATCTGAACAACCCATAAGTCTAACTTGGATAGTGTACTTTTTTTGATAGACACATTGCGTGAAAAAAAGAGGAATTCCACAGAATTTCCTGCTTTTGGAACATAAGTCAAGTCTATATTTAACAGCATCTAAAGCTGTCAAGAATGTTTTGTGGTTGGATAACAGGGGTAGAAAAATGCAAGAAACGCAGGCTACTGCTATACCAAATATGGACATATTGTTACGTCTGGAGTCTGATGCTGCATATGGAATTAGTTAGCTCATGAATTTCtttctctcttaaaaaaaaaagaagacaaaatagGCTTTCAAATCTTGCCAcaaattttcctaaaaaaatgtAACTACTAACTGCCCAATTAAATAAAATGGTATTAATTGAAAAGGAAAatgtatcatttaaataaaactgtGGAAATTAGATTTGCAGAAGTAGTAATTGCAActgttcaattttatttttataggcaccCAGTTAGTATATTACCAACAAGGCCACTAGTGTTAAGGTCAATGGAGAATATAGAAATAAAGGCCCTGTTGTGGCACAACGTTCTCCTAAGTGTGAGATCATTTAATttcaaatacattattattttatagtATTCAGATTAAATATAGAAAATTATTTCTGTTAAATTGTGCTAATTAAGCTATTTTTTTACAAGAAAAGTGCCAGCAGTTGCAGACACAGACAgctatagatggatagacagatagtGAGATAGATCAGCCTGGTGATACtatatcaactgtgttttgaacTCAACTAATTGGACatagccagtgagccaatcagaagggGCATATCTGTGTAGCTGCCTGACATGCACAGTTCAGGAGCCGCAGTGCATACAGTTAGAGACTTGCAGAGGGGCATTTGAAGTGCATTGTTTTACTATTGAATTTGTATGACCCTTATTTTATATCGGTGGAATATATGAGTTCTTATATGTAGATGACATGCAGTAAGTACAGCTGTAAATCATAGGTATTGGAATAATattgtctgtcagtctgtctgtctatcttgtaTGTTTATTTGCAGCATGGGTATTTATTTTATCATAGAGGTCTGTGGGATTGTATATTAACCAATATGTGAATGTATGAAGCAAGATAAAAATGAGTGTATGTATTGCTTTAAAACTGGCTAGTAGATATAGGTTACAATGTTAGTGAATATATTTTACATGGCAGCTGCATGAGATGGGTGTAACATACAGCAGTCCTCTCTGGCACCTGAGGAGTTAAAAGACAATAATAAACTATGTTCTCTATTGCAGAACTAATCTAACCTTCAATACCACTTAGCCCTAGCTTTATATCTTACAATAATAAAACAACCCATCATACAACATTAACCCCTCTGAAAGCCATAAAATGATGCAACACATCAAAGTATTGCTGTGCACCTTGGCAgccaaacagttaaagggacataaaagaaaatgtacttgtgtgttaaagggacatgaaacccaaaatgttcctttcatgattcagatagagaatacaattttaaacaactttcaattttacttctattatttaatttgcttccttctcttgttatcctttgctgaaacatttatctaggtaagctcaggagcagcaaagaacgtatgttctagctgctgattggtggctgcatatataaactgattgccattggctcagttacaaaccagaagtgcattgctgctccttctacaaatgataccaagagaatgaagcaaatttgataataggagtaaattagaaagttgcttaaaattgctgttctatctgaatcattaaagcaaaaatgtgggttttatatccattCAAAGCATGTTACTATttttatagctatgtgtttaacccctgaacacatctggtgagccaatagcaggatgcatatgtgtgtagccactaatcaccagctcgCTACTAGCAGTGTACTGCTTCTCCTGAGCATAGCTAGGTATGTTTGGTCTTTTAACACAGGGTACAGATAGAATGAAGTCAAATTTATAACAGAACTACACTGTAAAgtctctatctgagccatgaacatttcattttgacttttatatccTTTAAAAGAATATGAATCATATACTTTTTTAATAGATATAAATGgacaaatagatagatgatagatggataataTAATAGAAGGATACATAGAtaatataatagatagataaatgatagatatagatagatcatataatagatatataaatgatagatagatatagataatataatatatatataaatgatagatagatatagatagataatataatatatataataaatggacaaatagatgatagatggataataTAATAGAAGGATAGATATATAATCTAATAGAcaaatgatagagatagatagataatataatagatatataaatgatagatagctatagacagagatagatagatagataatataatagatatataaatgctagatagatagagatagataatataatagatatataaaaaGATAATATAACAGAAGGATAGATAGCCAAatataatagatagacagacagataatataATAGAAGGATAGCTAAATATAATTgaatagatatttagatagataagGCAGTTggcagatacagacagacagtcaggtagacagatagatagatagatagatagatagatagatagatagatagatgatagatagacaaatagagatagatagatagacagacagacagaccgagatagataggtagatagatagttaCCCAAATACAAGAAGTTTAACTTATCAAGGCACTGATGATGTTTAAAAACACCAACAAAATATTTTGTAGAAACTGAGCACTGTAACCACACAATCTGTCAGTGTAGCAGTTAGCAACACACAGCTATCGACAGCATCCCCTGTAATCAGTCAAGCTCTGAGCACATAGGTCAAAGTGAGCTAAGTATGCAGTGAACCTGCTCCCTGAGTAATTAGCAGCCTATCAGACCTGCTATCAATAATACCAGCTATCTCTTTACTGAATATCCTCTGTTTGCAGGATGTTATTGCTTACTGGCAATGTgataaatatataaactaattcCTACTAATATCTAGTGTATGATTAGTTACTATAAAACAATCACAGGACATTTTGGACAAACCTCAAGTGCTGTGGTTGTGGGGTGTGAGGGTGATTCTGTGATCAGATATGGTTAATGTGTATTGCTTTATTTCCCATAATGAGGTGAAAACCCAGTGACCACATCTTGTGCCCAGATGGAGCTGCCAGTATTTATAATGAACATTCTTCTTTATTTTAGTTTGCAAGGACACATTTAACTCAATTGCATTGTCTGAGATCCATAGATATATAACCTAATACATTCCTAAATGACTTGCCCTGCTGCATATGAATCTTTTAAAAATTCCAGGTCAAACTTGTTTTATGTAAAGATTTAAAGATAGTTCATTTAGAACTTGCATTTACACATAACTTAAAGAAAGGGTTAATAGATGCACAAaatagtatattattttctgataaaatacatacataatccAACATATACTTATTGccatttctatttatctatctagctataaaatcatctatcaatatatctatctttcatctatcttatATTATCATCTGTCTATTTCTCTATCATCATCTACCTATTCAATCTATcatttatccatctatctaacctaatctatcatctatctatataatctatcatCTGTCaagtctatctagctatctattatctgtctgtctatctatcaaatctattcatCATCGATCTAGCTATATATCTAGCTTTCATCTATCTTATATTATCATCTGTCTagttctctatcatctatctatataatctatcatctatcaagtCTATCTATTGCCTATccgtctatctatcaaatctattcatCATCGATCTAGCTATATATCTAGCTTTTACCAATCTTATATTATCATCTGTCTagttctctatcatctatctatcatgtatctattacCTATCTATTCAATCTATCATGTATCCATGTATCTAACCTAATCtatctatatcagtgtttttcaaccagtgtgccgtggcacactagtgtgctgtgagagatcctcaggtgtgccacggcagactgacaacagtgtgacatattttttaaactttgcttgttttttactcccagtgcaggggtagtttgtaggaggcatggcataacagcacaatacatacagtatgtgtgtgtttgtgtgtatgtgtatatatatatatatatatgctgtattaggctactacatacagcatgtgtgtgtttgtgtgtatgtgtatatatatatatgctgtattaggctacaatgtgtgatttttttaaaattttgggatggtggtgtgccacaggattttttaatgtaaaaaagtgtgccacggcaaaaaaaaggttaaaaatcactgatctatataatctatcatctatcaagtctatctagctatctattatctgtgtgtctatctatcaaatctatttatcatcGATCTAGCTATATATCTAACTTTCATCTATCTTATATTATcatctatttctctatctatcatgtatttatctattatctatctaatcAATCTATCATGTATCTAACCTAATCTATataatttatcatctatctattaatctatatataatccattatataATCCATTATCTACCATCTCTCTATTAATCTATCAATCTAttggtctatcatctatctaatctatctatatctaatctattatctatcatctctctataaaTATATCAATTCATCTATCTAATTTATATCTATCTAATCATCTGTCTATAtacctatctatatctatatctatctatctatctatctatctatctatctatctatcttttataaaaGCAACCCATTGACAATGCTTCTGTGAATTCTTTGCCAAACTGGTAAACTGAATTCCACCATCTCTTGACAAAAAGGAAACCCATAACTTGTTTATACAAATTCTGAggcttttttagactttttttttctagTTGGAAGAAAACGGTCTTTGAAAGCTACAGCCTGAGCTGAGTTTTTTTCTTCTCCTTGTGGGACAAAAAGCTCCCATTAGACGGGGAGGGACTTGGCCGAGGATCGCGCCAACAAACATTCCTGAGATGTTTTGTGAATGCTGGAACGTTAGCCCAGCGGAGACGTCACCGGTGCTGCGTGCTGCGGAGTGATATATAAGGAGCCGAATACCCGCTCTTCTCCAGTCTGCAAAGCCGCTCCAGCAGAGACATTAGCTCCTCAGTCAGAGACACGCGAGGAACTTGCACCTGCGCtctgtgcattttattttttttattgtgactttttttttacttccaaaaatGAATCCTATTGTGGTTGCTGCATTTCTTGTTGGAATGTTAGATTTGGTAAGTacactttttattataaaaaaagttaCAGTCTCCTGGTTCCCTTAAATGAAAGCTTAGcttgtaaaacaaatagtatacatGATATTAAGTAAGAATAATAGTGCATCAATTGGGTGCCGAGTTACAGTGCTGTGAGCAAATGTTAACGATTTGATGGAAACAATAGAAGAGCAATATATGAAAGTTTAAATGACCTGTCATGGCCATGTGCTAAAATAGTAGTTAACCCCCCTTTTGCCTAAACATAATATTTTGTGTTCAGCTAGAACATTCCATTGTAACCCTCCCtgtttgttaaggggttaaatactgctGCAGCCCTCCTTGGCAGATAAAGAGTTAAACTGGACTAGTGTTTGATTTGTTCTTAGCTGCttaagacataaaaaaaaagtttattaatgattttttttctctgttcttcTTTACAGGCTTATTCTTCATGCCCTGCTGTGTGCCAGTGCCCTGTAGAAGTGCCCAGATGTGCCCCAGGGGTTGGTTTGGTATTGGACAGCTGTGGCTGTTGCAAAGTGTGTGCCAGGCAACTTAATGAAGACTGCAGCAAAACTCAGCCTTGTGATCACACCAAGGGACTGGAATGCAATTTCGGAGCAAGCTCCAGAGCTATCAAAGGCATCTGCAGAGGTAAGAAGCCTTCTGCATGTATTGTCTTGTGTCATCTGTATAGTATTGCAGACCCTTCTAGAGAGAAATGAGTTTTAATTGGGCGAAATCCTCAAGGAGTTTAGTAAAACTGAGTCCTTGTACGGTTGTGCGTTGTTGATGTTAGCTTGGCAAAAAAGCATATGATTTCAGCAGTGTGGAATGCAATTCAGTGTCTGGGCTGTACTAAAAAGAGCTTAAGGAAAAGTCATTCCTGACTGACTTATTGTTCAATGTGAAATTCACTGGGGAGTTATAGGAAAATGTAAAAGAACTTTTAATTCATAGCATGTGTATGTGCAATGCGAATGGAAAGTCAGACTGAATCCTAacctttcctttttttctcttttcctgcaGCAAAGTCAGAAGGAAGACCTTGTGAATACAACTCCAGGATATATCAGAATGGAGAGAGCTTTCAGCCCAACTGCAAACATCAGTGCACATGCATAGACGGAGCTGTGGGCTGCTTACCCCTGTGCCCACAAGAACTCTCCCTCCCTAACCTGGGCTGCTCAAACCCAAGACTAGTAAAGGTCCCAGGGCAGTGCTGTGAGGAATGGGTCTGTGATGAAGATAAAGACTCTGTGGACGAGTTGGACGacttttttaacaaagaatttgGATTAGACACTAATGAAGGCGAACTGACCAGCAAAAATGAATTTGTTGCAGTCATCAAAGGAGGACTCAAAATGTTACCTGGTAAGTACATTTTTTCTTTCTAAACTAAAGCTATTTATAGTGCGACTATTTCAAATATGCTATTAAGAGTTCTTGTACAGACAAGTCATGAGCGATTTAGATGAAGATGTATTTATAGTATGTCATTTGTAGAACCGAATAACAAATGTATAGAAATGGGCATTTTATTAATTGGAGCaagcattcaaattttttttttctctcttttttttcccctgtagtTTTTGGCTCTGATCCACAAAGTCGTGCTGTTGAAAATCCAAAGTGTATTGTTCAGACCACATCATGGTCCCAGTGCTCAAAAACATGTGGAACTGGAATTTCAACAAGGGTGACTAATGACAACAGTAACTGCAGACTTGTGAGAGAAACTAGGATCTGTGAAGTTCGCCCATGTGGGCAGCCCAGCTATGCCAGTTTAAAGGTGAGCCTTGTTCCCTTGTACCAATGTGTTTTGTCTTCTCTAGGAAGTCCATATATGGTGATTCTGAGTCACGTAATTAATTCATTTCTGTTTTTTCTACTTTCAGAAGGGAAAAAAATGTACAAAGACCAAAAAATCTTCAGCTCCAGTTAGATACACATATGCCGGATGTTCAAGTGTGAAAAAGTATCGTCCTAAGTACTGTGGTTCTTGCGTGGATGGGCGATGCTGTACACCGCAACAAACAAGGACTGTCAAAATCAGATTCCGTTGTGAAGATGGAGAGTTTTTTACTAAAAATGTTATGATGATCCAGTCATGTAGATGCAACTTCAACTGCCCTCACACCAACGAAGCTTACCCGTACTACAGACTATTCAATGATATTCACAAATTCAGAGAttaaatctgaagaaaaaaaaacattaaaaaagggaCAATTACCTTTTACTTGAGTAAAATGGGGAGAACTTGCAGTTTTTGGAAAATTGTGCAATGTCTTCTATGGactttttttgtgggaaaaaaagaTCTTTGGAGCTGGATATTTTTTATCTGGACTTTGTTACAACAGACTGAAATATTTTAGTGCTTCATAA
This portion of the Bombina bombina isolate aBomBom1 chromosome 10, aBomBom1.pri, whole genome shotgun sequence genome encodes:
- the CCN1 gene encoding CCN family member 1 encodes the protein MNPIVVAAFLVGMLDLAYSSCPAVCQCPVEVPRCAPGVGLVLDSCGCCKVCARQLNEDCSKTQPCDHTKGLECNFGASSRAIKGICRAKSEGRPCEYNSRIYQNGESFQPNCKHQCTCIDGAVGCLPLCPQELSLPNLGCSNPRLVKVPGQCCEEWVCDEDKDSVDELDDFFNKEFGLDTNEGELTSKNEFVAVIKGGLKMLPVFGSDPQSRAVENPKCIVQTTSWSQCSKTCGTGISTRVTNDNSNCRLVRETRICEVRPCGQPSYASLKKGKKCTKTKKSSAPVRYTYAGCSSVKKYRPKYCGSCVDGRCCTPQQTRTVKIRFRCEDGEFFTKNVMMIQSCRCNFNCPHTNEAYPYYRLFNDIHKFRD